In one Bradyrhizobium sp. 4 genomic region, the following are encoded:
- a CDS encoding NUMOD3 domain-containing DNA-binding protein, with product MPAKIIHRIRPGYPSFLTQARLRKLRADFCSQRSAAASRGIGFALTFSDWLAVWIASGKLLKRGRHRGQYVMARMGDRGPYAIDNVEIIPHAENVRQFHVGKIVSLETCRRISAAKLGKPKSAEHRAKLSAALRGRTLSREHSAKIGAANRVAWTHRRAQMEARP from the coding sequence ATGCCGGCGAAGATCATTCATCGCATTAGGCCAGGGTATCCGAGCTTCTTGACGCAGGCGCGGCTTCGAAAGCTGAGAGCGGACTTTTGCAGCCAGCGATCGGCAGCCGCGAGCCGGGGCATCGGCTTCGCTTTGACCTTCAGCGACTGGCTCGCTGTCTGGATTGCGAGTGGCAAGCTTCTGAAACGCGGGCGTCATCGCGGCCAATATGTCATGGCTCGCATGGGAGACCGCGGGCCTTATGCGATCGACAATGTGGAGATCATTCCCCATGCTGAGAATGTCCGGCAATTCCACGTCGGCAAGATCGTGTCACTGGAGACCTGCCGGCGCATTTCCGCCGCGAAGCTTGGCAAGCCTAAATCAGCAGAGCATCGGGCTAAGCTATCCGCCGCGCTCCGGGGTCGGACCTTATCGCGGGAGCACAGCGCCAAAATCGGTGCTGCCAATCGGGTCGCTTGGACGCATCGCCGCGCTCAAATGGAGGCGCGTCCATGA